One genomic window of Meiothermus sp. CFH 77666 includes the following:
- the cobA gene encoding uroporphyrinogen-III C-methyltransferase has protein sequence MKDRGAGKDSGRGGGRGRGKVYLVGAGPGDPELLTLKALRVLQEAEVVLYDRLVSPAVLERVNPLAQLLYVGKEAGEQDSVQQAIFQQLLHHARSGRKVVRLKGGDPMVYGRGGEEWAFLAAEGLEVELVPGLSSALAVPGLAGIPLTLRGVAGGFAVLTGQAQGGGLPDFTPYAQVDTLVVLMGVKQRVRIAGELLRLGRRADEPVAFIEKGSTPQERVVIATLGQVAQGEVEVRSPAVWVIGQVVRLREQLRAIEQTAERVVSGALG, from the coding sequence GTGAAGGACCGCGGTGCGGGGAAGGACAGCGGTAGGGGTGGGGGTAGAGGTAGAGGCAAGGTCTACCTGGTGGGGGCAGGACCGGGCGACCCCGAGTTGCTGACGCTCAAGGCCCTGCGGGTGTTGCAAGAAGCCGAGGTGGTGCTCTACGACCGCCTGGTCAGCCCCGCGGTATTGGAACGGGTCAACCCTCTGGCCCAGCTCCTCTACGTGGGCAAGGAAGCGGGCGAGCAGGATTCAGTGCAGCAGGCCATCTTCCAGCAACTGCTCCACCACGCCCGCTCCGGGCGCAAGGTGGTGCGGCTCAAAGGGGGGGACCCCATGGTCTATGGCCGGGGGGGGGAGGAGTGGGCGTTTTTGGCCGCCGAGGGCCTCGAGGTGGAGCTGGTGCCCGGCCTCAGTTCCGCCCTGGCCGTGCCCGGCTTGGCCGGCATCCCCCTGACGTTGCGGGGGGTGGCGGGGGGCTTCGCGGTGCTGACGGGTCAGGCTCAGGGGGGAGGGCTGCCCGACTTCACCCCCTACGCTCAGGTGGACACCCTGGTGGTGCTGATGGGGGTCAAGCAGCGCGTGCGCATCGCTGGGGAGTTGCTGCGGCTCGGACGCCGGGCCGATGAGCCGGTGGCCTTCATCGAAAAGGGCTCCACCCCCCAGGAGCGGGTGGTGATCGCCACGCTGGGGCAGGTGGCCCAAGGAGAGGTCGAGGTTCGATCCCCCGCCGTGTGGGTCATCGGGCAGGTCGTGCGCCTGAGGGAGCAGTTGAGGGCAATTGAACAGACCGCTGAACGGGTCGTTTCTGGAGCCTTGGGCTAG